A window from Brachionichthys hirsutus isolate HB-005 chromosome 4, CSIRO-AGI_Bhir_v1, whole genome shotgun sequence encodes these proteins:
- the gnb1l gene encoding guanine nucleotide-binding protein subunit beta-like protein 1 — MSRPSPAPTYTLRGASAPLNTLHFSCHGGDTPLLFSGSAKGAIHIWNLNTRRTQKIVEGHAGSSIIWVSTLHAEDALITQGRDMQVCLWDLSEGRSELMDSVWTGSVGFCQSSVLKSSPGHSLLAFAGEQTEEVKIMELPSKTPVCTLVPDAKLGMVMCVKLWQPDSGPGPLLLAGYEDGSLLLWDVTQRSKLSQIKAHSEPVMCLTFDPKHLRGVSGSSDKTLSSWMLDGQNSLQLQDSVMLVNPGVSQLCIRGDSKILASAGWDHRVRVFGWKKLRPLAVLQYHTDMVQTVAFSDHQDPRQRLLAAGSKDQRISLWSIYNKEADTS; from the exons ATGTCTCGTCCTTCTCCGGCCCCCACCTATACCCTGAGGGGGGCCAGCGCACCCCTCAACACCCTACACTTTAGCTGCCATGGAGGGGACACTCCTCTCCTATTTTCTGG GTCAGCGAAGGGTGCCATCCATATCTGGAACCTGAACACCAGGAGGACCCAGAAGATTGTGGAGGGTCATGCTGGTAGCTCAATAATTTGGGTCAGCACGTTGCATGCAGAAGATGCCCTCATCAC TCAGGGACGGGACATGCAGGTCTGTCTGTGGGATCTGAGCGAAGGTCGCAGTGAACTGATGGACTCTGTTTGGACCGGCAGCGTCGGATTCTGTCAGAGCTCCGTGCTGAAGTCGAGCCCTGGACACAGCCTGCTGGCCTTTGCTGGAGAGCAGACAGAAGAG GTCAAGATTATGGAGCTTCCCAGTAAGACCCCAGTCTGCACCCTGGTTCCAGATGCTAAACTTGGAATGGTCATGTGTGTGAAACTGTGGCAG CCAGACTCGGGTCCCGGGCCTCTCCTGCTGGCTGGATACGAGGATGGGTCCCTGTTGCTCTGGGATGTGACCCAGAGGTCCAAGCTGAGCCAAATCAAAGCACACTCTGAGCCTGTCAtgtgtctgacctttgacccgaaGCATCTGAGGGGCGTATCTGGCTCCTCGGACAAGACGCTCTCCTCTTGGATGCTGGACGGACAGAACAGCCTGCAG CTCCAGGATTCTGTGATGCTGGTCAACCCAGGGGTTTCCCAGCTATGCATCAGGGGAGACAGTAAGATACTGGCGTCAGCAGGCTGGGACCATCGGGTGCGGGTATTTGGATGGAAAAAGCTGAGACCACTGGCAGTTCTTCAATACCACACCGACATGGTGCAAACCGTGGCTTTCTCTGACCACCAGGACCCCAGACAAAGACTGCTAGCTGCTGGGTCCAAGGATCAGCGGATCAGCCTGTGGTCGATATACAATAAGGAGGCTGATACCAGCTGA